One genomic window of Caenorhabditis elegans chromosome I includes the following:
- the K02A11.2 gene encoding SPOR domain-containing protein (Confirmed by transcript evidence) encodes MEDFLQLVVKCFPIATFIVFITSCTSKPQKTETISSSQSVTESSEESEKEAIIIETKNPLMLDDVISEDRNVACGNQKDSSKSAETAEKKKEESKAEQEFILDETNPHFAFLLAGENRDQAQTFLHGKIAYEHSNAFQWAMKKRLAFDEGCWKHLSRRIGAIRAEGFEVRVNTRQARENKQNADRETKIDAVFNKYARGKKKSGE; translated from the exons ATG gagGATTTCTTACAACTTGTTGTGAAATGTTTTCCAATTGCAACATTTATAGTATTCATTACATCATGT acaagtAAACCACAAAAAACCGAAACAATTTCCTCGTCGCAGTCAGTGACAGAATCAtctgaagaatctgaaaaagaagCAATAATCATAGAAACGAAGAATCCTTTGATGCTCGATGATGTGATTTCCGAAGACAGAAACGTCGCATGTGGCAACCAGAAAGATTCCAGCAAATCAGCTGAAACtgcagaaaagaaaaaagaagaatcgAAAGCAGAACAAGAATTCATTTTAGATGAAACCAATCCACATTTTGCATTTCTTCTTGCTGGAGAAAATCGAGATCAagctcaaacatttttgcatgGAAAAATTGCATATGAGCATTCGAATGCATTTCAGTGGGCAATGAAGAAACGATTGGCTTTTGATGAAGGATGCTGGAAGCACTTGAGCCGCAGAATTGGAGCTATTAGAGCAGAG GGATTTGAAGTAAGAGTGAATACGCGCCAAGCAAGGGAGAATAAGCaaaa TGCTGATCGTGAAACGAAAATCGATGCAGTATTCAATAAATATGCAaggggaaaaaagaag